The proteins below are encoded in one region of Holophagaceae bacterium:
- the dmeF gene encoding CDF family Co(II)/Ni(II) efflux transporter DmeF, translating to MRSVSSIDGWRHSHVFDEGNPLAERNTRWAVVLTAVMMVAEIAGGWMFNSMALLADGWHMSSHALALGLSVLAYGAARRFAHDGRFTFGTWKIEVLGGYTSAILLVLVAALMLYQSVERLLAPTPIRYNQAIAIAVVGLLVNIACAWLLKDGHGHDHHHAHDDHVNPGHHHDLNLRSAYLHVVADAATSVLAILALIGGKTWGASWLDPVMGIAGAGLVAVWAYGLLRDSGRVLLDAEMEAPVVAEIREVIKASPIKAHICDLHVWRVGKGKYACILSLVTTDEADPNYFKRALSVHDELVHISVEVNRHRVPA from the coding sequence ATGCGTTCTGTTTCTTCAATTGATGGATGGCGGCACTCTCACGTTTTTGACGAAGGCAATCCGCTCGCCGAGAGAAACACGCGGTGGGCGGTAGTATTGACCGCCGTCATGATGGTTGCCGAAATCGCCGGCGGTTGGATGTTCAACTCCATGGCGCTGCTGGCGGACGGCTGGCACATGAGTTCGCATGCCTTGGCGCTCGGCCTGTCGGTGCTGGCATACGGAGCAGCCCGGCGATTCGCCCACGATGGCCGCTTCACCTTCGGCACCTGGAAGATTGAGGTTCTTGGCGGCTATACGAGCGCGATCTTGCTGGTGCTGGTCGCCGCATTGATGCTGTATCAGTCGGTTGAGCGTTTACTCGCTCCGACGCCCATTCGTTACAACCAAGCCATCGCCATCGCCGTGGTCGGATTGCTGGTCAATATCGCTTGCGCCTGGCTGCTCAAGGACGGTCATGGCCATGATCATCACCATGCCCATGACGATCACGTTAACCCAGGTCATCATCATGATTTGAACCTGCGCTCCGCCTATCTTCATGTTGTTGCCGACGCGGCCACGTCGGTACTCGCCATCTTGGCGCTGATTGGCGGCAAAACCTGGGGGGCGAGCTGGCTGGACCCAGTCATGGGTATTGCCGGGGCCGGATTGGTGGCGGTTTGGGCTTACGGTCTGCTGCGTGATTCAGGGCGTGTGTTGCTCGATGCGGAAATGGAGGCCCCGGTGGTAGCCGAGATCAGGGAGGTGATTAAGGCCAGCCCCATCAAGGCCCACATCTGCGACCTGCATGTGTGGCGCGTCGGCAAGGGTAAATATGCCTGCATTCTTTCGCTCGTGACCACGGATGAGGCCGATCCCAATTACTTCAAACGGGCATTAAGTGTTCATGACGAACTGGTTCATATCTCCGTGGAAGTCAACCGCCATCGCGTGCCAGCTTGA
- a CDS encoding PEGA domain-containing protein, producing MIIFATLIALLGTTPAAAQRGGGRGGGRGGGHLGGSSHYRGGYYSFGTGYWGGWRRGPSVYVGTWFGYPTLPAFAVVDTDISPEDAEVWLDGVYVGIADDFDGYPDYLYLKPGSYHLEFRYPGHETYGINLDARPGQKVNLDKRMPRLAGREKLDAFDSVRKPMPYGRLFEPGGKPMPLTASAREDGEEPRNNQAEKTPLPPLAANQGSLRILVLPDDAAVYLDDRLIGTAEDLSANSRGVRAGVGRHTITVVRPGFKTKILDVEVVAGKAANVVVELEK from the coding sequence ATGATCATCTTCGCGACCCTTATCGCCCTCTTGGGCACCACCCCGGCCGCAGCCCAACGCGGCGGCGGCCGGGGTGGTGGTCGCGGTGGCGGCCACCTAGGTGGTAGCAGTCACTACCGCGGGGGCTATTATTCGTTTGGCACAGGGTACTGGGGCGGGTGGCGGCGAGGCCCATCGGTCTATGTCGGCACTTGGTTTGGCTATCCAACCCTTCCTGCCTTCGCGGTCGTGGATACCGACATCTCACCAGAAGATGCTGAAGTCTGGCTCGACGGAGTCTACGTCGGTATCGCCGACGACTTCGACGGCTATCCGGACTATCTCTACCTGAAGCCGGGCAGCTACCACCTTGAGTTCCGTTACCCGGGCCACGAGACCTACGGCATCAATCTCGACGCCAGGCCCGGCCAGAAGGTGAACCTCGACAAGCGCATGCCTCGATTGGCGGGCCGCGAGAAGCTTGACGCCTTCGACTCGGTGCGGAAGCCGATGCCTTACGGACGACTGTTCGAGCCAGGCGGAAAGCCGATGCCGCTGACCGCTTCGGCCAGGGAGGATGGCGAGGAACCGCGGAACAATCAGGCCGAGAAAACGCCGCTGCCACCCTTAGCGGCCAACCAGGGCAGCCTCCGCATCCTGGTGTTGCCGGACGACGCCGCGGTCTACCTGGATGACCGCCTGATCGGCACGGCCGAGGACCTTTCGGCCAACAGCCGCGGCGTAAGGGCTGGAGTCGGCAGGCACACGATCACGGTGGTGCGCCCAGGTTTCAAGACAAAGATTCTCGACGTGGAAGTCGTCGCGGGCAAAGCGGCCAACGTGGTGGTGGAACTGGAAAAGTAG
- a CDS encoding efflux RND transporter permease subunit, protein MPHDPYAVYTPQHRTLIRRWFDWLLPRKGWVFALALVWLVAGIATFLNLKRDLFPDLTLPSLSLLIQSPGRAASELELTVAQPVEQAVGGLPGVKRVITTVQAEVVQVVVAFEGDTDPWRARQLVAERLSGVIGGFPEGTRSPLMSSAAGRLQEIQEIVLEGPSVDPMKLRDLTEKVLVPRLQAVPGVARVERLGGEERQLQVTLDPERMRLQGVSLDQVADAMKGSAQDTAAGVMEIQDKGWFMTVGSLAGTSEEVRHLPLKTHRGMVQLGDVADVREGPAFRRGLARHQGHEDVSLRVVKQPTADVLSTSKAVRAALDELRKGLPEGMSLTLMYDQGTLVTHALSGVTVALLLGGFFVALVLIVLLGNFRGALLVIAVLPLATFGAAIPLSIMGMGLNAMTLGGLAISVGLLVDAAVIMVENLAHRLHEHQEHIEPRRVALTRAAAEVGVPILTAVLVILAVFIPLLAIGGLAGRLYAPLAVAVASAMTLSLILSFTLVPALVERFLPPGSSLEEPRFVVAIKRFYKPRLEWAMRHGAVVQVIALAITIPSLVLAFNLGSNFLPKLDEGALMLNSRLPSETSLASVDEANLQLEEKLARISGVSSVYRRTGRAELTEDPMPHTISDVLVVLDGQRPAKAVERDVAEAIEDLPYPVELTTPMQMRISEGIGGTPADLQVKLFNPDLDALQAKLPEIQERLSKVEGVASVSPDGSGPLPKWRIVPDEDALRRLNVPRTLVAQTLKASLQGLETETRFDGPQRIERILRFPNDGRVSPEKLKRLPIVLEDGRIVELGQVTRFDETVTPSLIRREAAQRRLAVNIRTKGDLGGTATRVEKAMAAMELPKGTVVKIGGQIEEARETQRRLSVAIAVALALVVGLLYLALGRWREVLAVVATLPNAFAGGLIALWLAGETWNISSIVGVIGLFGVAVQNSLVLIIQAKNLMAEGMPFAEAIREASIGRVRPKLMTAGAAILGLMPMLFGIGGSELERPLAIVMVGGLVTSTLFTLLALPSFYAWIGKPKESNHEPA, encoded by the coding sequence ATGCCGCACGATCCATACGCGGTCTACACGCCCCAGCACCGTACCCTTATCCGCCGCTGGTTCGACTGGCTGCTGCCGCGCAAGGGGTGGGTCTTCGCACTGGCCCTGGTGTGGCTGGTCGCAGGCATCGCGACCTTCTTAAACCTCAAGCGGGACCTGTTCCCCGATCTCACCCTCCCATCTCTGAGTTTGCTCATCCAGAGTCCAGGCCGGGCGGCTTCGGAGCTGGAATTGACGGTGGCCCAGCCGGTGGAACAGGCCGTCGGCGGTCTGCCTGGCGTCAAGCGCGTGATCACCACTGTGCAGGCAGAAGTGGTCCAGGTGGTTGTTGCCTTCGAGGGTGACACCGACCCCTGGCGAGCCCGTCAGCTCGTGGCAGAGCGCCTTTCGGGTGTGATCGGCGGCTTCCCGGAAGGGACCCGTTCACCGTTGATGTCCAGCGCCGCGGGGCGCCTCCAGGAGATCCAGGAGATCGTCCTAGAAGGCCCCTCCGTGGATCCCATGAAGCTCCGGGACCTCACCGAAAAGGTCCTCGTCCCGCGCCTTCAGGCCGTCCCTGGCGTAGCACGGGTGGAACGCTTGGGCGGCGAAGAACGCCAACTCCAAGTGACCCTCGATCCCGAGCGCATGCGCCTCCAGGGCGTCAGCTTGGATCAGGTGGCGGACGCGATGAAAGGCAGCGCACAGGACACGGCTGCGGGTGTCATGGAAATCCAGGACAAAGGCTGGTTCATGACCGTGGGCAGCCTCGCGGGCACCTCCGAAGAAGTCCGTCACCTCCCACTCAAAACCCATCGCGGGATGGTGCAACTGGGTGATGTGGCGGATGTGCGCGAAGGGCCCGCCTTCCGCCGGGGTCTGGCCAGGCATCAGGGCCACGAGGACGTGAGCTTGCGCGTGGTCAAGCAGCCCACGGCGGATGTGCTGAGCACTTCCAAGGCGGTCCGAGCGGCCTTGGATGAACTCCGCAAAGGACTGCCCGAAGGCATGTCGCTCACCCTGATGTACGACCAAGGCACCCTCGTCACTCACGCCCTTAGCGGCGTCACGGTGGCCTTGTTACTGGGGGGGTTCTTTGTGGCGCTGGTGCTCATTGTGCTGCTGGGAAACTTCCGGGGGGCCTTGCTGGTCATCGCAGTGCTGCCCCTTGCCACCTTCGGCGCGGCCATTCCTCTCAGCATTATGGGAATGGGCCTCAATGCCATGACGCTGGGTGGCCTGGCCATCTCCGTGGGCCTGCTGGTGGATGCCGCCGTCATCATGGTGGAAAACCTCGCTCATCGGCTGCATGAGCATCAGGAGCATATCGAGCCCCGGCGCGTGGCCCTGACCCGCGCCGCCGCCGAGGTGGGCGTCCCCATCCTCACGGCGGTGCTGGTGATCCTAGCGGTGTTCATTCCGCTGTTGGCCATCGGTGGCCTGGCGGGCCGTCTGTATGCGCCCTTGGCCGTGGCCGTGGCTTCCGCCATGACTCTCAGCCTGATCCTCAGCTTCACCCTAGTTCCAGCCCTGGTGGAACGCTTCCTTCCCCCGGGATCCTCGCTAGAGGAGCCCCGTTTCGTCGTGGCCATTAAGCGCTTCTACAAGCCTCGCCTGGAATGGGCCATGCGCCACGGGGCCGTCGTTCAGGTGATCGCATTGGCCATCACCATTCCGAGCCTCGTCTTGGCCTTCAATCTGGGAAGCAACTTCTTGCCCAAGCTGGACGAGGGCGCGCTGATGCTCAATTCCCGCCTGCCCTCGGAAACCAGTCTGGCTTCCGTGGATGAGGCGAACCTCCAGCTGGAGGAAAAGCTAGCGAGGATTTCCGGTGTGTCTTCCGTCTACCGCCGCACGGGCCGCGCCGAACTGACGGAGGATCCCATGCCCCACACCATCAGCGATGTGCTGGTGGTGTTGGACGGCCAGCGCCCCGCGAAGGCCGTGGAGCGGGATGTGGCCGAAGCCATCGAGGATCTTCCTTATCCTGTCGAGCTGACCACACCCATGCAGATGCGGATCTCCGAAGGCATTGGGGGCACACCCGCGGACCTTCAGGTGAAGCTCTTCAACCCGGACCTGGACGCCCTCCAGGCCAAACTTCCGGAAATCCAAGAGCGCCTCAGCAAAGTCGAAGGTGTGGCCTCCGTGAGCCCGGATGGCAGCGGTCCGCTGCCCAAGTGGCGTATTGTGCCGGACGAAGATGCCTTGCGGCGGCTCAACGTGCCGCGGACCCTGGTCGCCCAAACCTTGAAAGCCAGCCTCCAAGGCCTGGAAACGGAAACCCGCTTCGACGGACCCCAGCGCATCGAGCGGATCCTGCGCTTTCCTAACGATGGAAGGGTGAGCCCTGAAAAGCTCAAACGCCTGCCCATCGTTCTGGAGGATGGCCGCATCGTGGAGCTGGGCCAGGTCACGCGTTTCGACGAGACCGTCACGCCCAGCCTCATACGTCGTGAAGCGGCCCAGCGCCGCCTCGCCGTGAACATCCGCACCAAGGGCGATCTGGGCGGCACCGCTACTCGCGTTGAGAAGGCCATGGCGGCGATGGAACTGCCCAAGGGCACCGTCGTCAAGATCGGCGGACAAATCGAGGAGGCACGGGAAACTCAGCGGCGGCTGAGCGTGGCAATCGCTGTTGCACTGGCGCTGGTGGTCGGGCTCCTCTACCTGGCTCTGGGACGGTGGCGGGAAGTGCTGGCGGTCGTCGCCACGCTGCCGAACGCCTTCGCAGGCGGCCTGATCGCCCTGTGGTTGGCTGGTGAGACATGGAATATCAGTTCCATCGTCGGTGTGATCGGGCTCTTCGGTGTGGCCGTACAGAACAGCCTTGTGCTCATCATCCAAGCAAAGAACTTGATGGCCGAGGGCATGCCCTTCGCAGAGGCCATCCGGGAAGCCTCCATTGGCCGTGTGCGCCCTAAGCTCATGACGGCAGGCGCCGCCATCCTCGGCCTGATGCCCATGCTCTTCGGCATTGGCGGCAGCGAATTGGAACGGCCCCTCGCCATCGTTATGGTGGGTGGGCTCGTCACCTCAACCCTTTTCACCTTGTTAGCCCTGCCGAGCTTCTACGCATGGATTGGCAAGCCGAAGGAATCAAACCATGAACCCGCGTGA